The following coding sequences are from one Ruminococcus flavefaciens AE3010 window:
- a CDS encoding formate/nitrite transporter family protein, translating to MLGAFCGMLMYLAVDNAKECRKRNSDISLVFGISIPVMIFIICGFNHSIADAFYMFSAGTFPEDIPYILTVAAGNAAGGIMIPLIKKITPI from the coding sequence ATCCTCGGAGCATTCTGCGGAATGCTCATGTATCTTGCAGTGGACAACGCTAAGGAATGCAGAAAAAGGAATTCTGATATATCCTTGGTTTTCGGAATTTCCATACCTGTGATGATATTCATAATCTGCGGCTTCAATCATTCAATTGCTGACGCATTCTATATGTTCTCGGCAGGAACTTTTCCTGAGGATATACCGTACATACTGACAGTCGCGGCAGGCAATGCAGCAGGCGGTATTATGATACCGCTTATAAAAAAGATAACTCCGATTTAA
- a CDS encoding class I SAM-dependent methyltransferase, protein MSANYKNWVPNGMITALTAGTAVLGAGTAALMCAKIDPKMKKALVATAGAGTLVCGAMTAWSIYAHSKFSYDGKRQLSKEIVEGTAEYITLPEGGIGLDVGCGSGALTIACAKRNPQGRMIGIDRWGMEYASFSQQLCEDNSDAEGVHNIEFHQGDACRLDYPDEYFDAVTSNYVYHNITGVNKQELLRETLRVLKKGGTFAIHDIMSKARYGDMQQFINELYDEGYEVAELIDTTDGMFMTKGEAKVLGLSGSALLIGRK, encoded by the coding sequence ATGAGTGCAAATTATAAGAATTGGGTGCCGAATGGAATGATAACTGCGCTTACTGCCGGAACAGCGGTTCTCGGTGCAGGAACGGCAGCACTGATGTGTGCAAAAATTGATCCGAAAATGAAAAAGGCACTTGTCGCAACAGCAGGTGCAGGTACACTTGTGTGCGGTGCAATGACGGCTTGGAGCATATACGCTCACAGCAAATTCTCTTATGACGGTAAGCGTCAGCTTTCAAAAGAGATCGTTGAGGGTACTGCGGAATACATCACACTACCCGAAGGCGGGATAGGTCTTGACGTGGGCTGCGGAAGCGGTGCACTGACTATCGCTTGTGCAAAGCGTAATCCGCAGGGGCGAATGATCGGTATTGACCGCTGGGGCATGGAGTATGCTTCATTCAGTCAGCAGCTATGCGAGGACAACTCCGATGCAGAGGGCGTTCATAATATCGAGTTTCATCAGGGCGACGCCTGCAGGCTGGATTATCCTGATGAATATTTTGACGCAGTTACAAGCAACTATGTCTATCATAACATCACAGGTGTGAATAAACAGGAGCTTCTTCGTGAGACTCTGCGTGTACTGAAAAAAGGCGGTACATTTGCTATCCATGATATTATGTCAAAGGCTCGTTACGGCGATATGCAGCAGTTCATCAATGAGCTGTATGATGAAGGCTATGAAGTAGCAGAGCTTATCGACACAACAGACGGTATGTTTATGACAAAGGGCGAAGCTAAAGTTCTTGGCCTGAGCGGTTCGGCACTTCTTATTGGCAGAAAATGA
- the eno gene encoding phosphopyruvate hydratase, whose translation MDYLEIEKVVGREILDSRGNPTVEAEITLADGTVARGTAPSGASTGEFEALELRDGGERYLGKGVTKAVNNINTVIAETITGMDASDIYAIDAAMIKADGTKDKSKLGANAILAVSIACARAAAASLDIPLYRFLGGIQGTKLPVPMMNILNGGAHADSAVDTQEFMIMPVGAPTFKEALRWCAEVFHALKKLLKDMGDVTAVGDEGGFAPNKLTSDEEAIEKILEAVKAAGFEPGKDFMIAMDAASSEWKSEKGKGFYKQPKSGKEFTSDELIAHWEALVDKYPIISIEDGLDEEDWEGWQRMTAKIGHKVQLVGDDLFVTNTERLAKGISLGAGNSILIKLNQIGSVSETLEAIKMAHKAGYTAISSHRSGETADTTIADLAVALNTCQIKTGAPSRSERVAKYNQLLRIEEQLGASACYPQMGAFNVKK comes from the coding sequence ATGGACTATTTAGAAATCGAAAAGGTTGTCGGACGTGAGATACTGGACTCTCGCGGAAACCCTACCGTTGAAGCCGAGATAACTCTCGCTGACGGCACAGTTGCAAGAGGAACCGCTCCCAGCGGTGCTTCAACAGGTGAATTTGAAGCACTGGAGCTCCGTGACGGCGGTGAACGCTATCTTGGAAAGGGCGTAACAAAGGCTGTCAATAACATCAATACTGTTATTGCCGAGACTATCACAGGCATGGATGCCTCCGACATTTACGCCATTGATGCAGCTATGATAAAGGCTGACGGCACAAAGGACAAGTCAAAGCTGGGTGCAAACGCTATCCTTGCTGTATCTATCGCCTGTGCAAGAGCAGCTGCAGCATCACTTGATATTCCCCTTTACCGTTTTCTCGGCGGAATCCAGGGCACTAAGCTCCCTGTACCAATGATGAATATCCTCAACGGCGGAGCTCACGCTGACAGCGCTGTTGACACTCAGGAATTCATGATAATGCCTGTTGGAGCTCCCACCTTCAAGGAAGCTCTCCGCTGGTGCGCTGAGGTGTTCCACGCGCTGAAAAAGCTGCTCAAGGATATGGGCGACGTTACAGCTGTAGGCGACGAGGGCGGCTTTGCTCCCAACAAGCTCACAAGCGATGAAGAAGCTATCGAGAAGATACTGGAAGCTGTAAAGGCAGCAGGCTTTGAGCCGGGCAAGGACTTCATGATAGCTATGGACGCTGCTTCCTCAGAGTGGAAGAGCGAAAAGGGCAAGGGCTTCTACAAGCAGCCAAAGTCGGGCAAGGAGTTCACCTCCGATGAGCTTATCGCTCACTGGGAAGCACTTGTTGACAAGTACCCCATTATCTCTATCGAGGACGGTCTTGACGAGGAGGACTGGGAAGGCTGGCAGCGCATGACAGCTAAGATAGGTCATAAGGTACAGCTTGTTGGCGACGATCTTTTTGTTACAAATACGGAGCGTCTTGCAAAGGGTATCTCTCTGGGCGCAGGAAATTCTATCCTCATCAAGCTCAATCAGATAGGCTCTGTTTCAGAGACTCTCGAAGCTATCAAAATGGCTCACAAGGCCGGATATACAGCTATCTCGTCACACCGCTCGGGTGAGACCGCCGATACCACTATCGCAGACCTTGCAGTTGCACTTAACACCTGCCAGATAAAGACAGGAGCTCCCTCACGTTCGGAGCGTGTTGCAAAATACAATCAGCTTCTCCGCATCGAGGAGCAGCTGGGCGCTTCTGCATGCTATCCGCAAATGGGTGCATTCAACGTAAAAAAATGA
- a CDS encoding ZIP family metal transporter translates to MNRQIITGLLIPFLGTSLGSACVFFMRHSLSKQVQRALTGFAAGVMTAASIWSLIIPAMDMAEDKGKLAFLPAVIGFWCGILFLLLLDTLIPHLHMNAEKAEGVPSRLARTTMMVLAVTLHNIPEGMAVGIVYAGFLSGSAKMSAGGAFALALGIAIQNFPEGAIISMPLHAEGKSKGKAFADGVLSGAVEPIGAALTILFAGLFLPAMPYLLSFAAGAMIYVVVEELIPEMSEGEHSNIGVIMLSVGFTLMMILDVALG, encoded by the coding sequence ATGAACAGACAGATCATTACGGGACTTCTGATACCGTTTTTAGGAACATCACTTGGTTCTGCCTGTGTATTCTTCATGAGACACAGTCTGAGCAAACAGGTACAGCGTGCACTGACGGGATTTGCAGCAGGCGTGATGACAGCCGCCTCGATCTGGAGCCTTATCATACCTGCAATGGATATGGCGGAAGATAAAGGAAAACTCGCATTTCTTCCTGCGGTCATCGGGTTCTGGTGCGGAATATTATTTTTGCTTCTGCTCGATACCCTGATACCACACCTGCACATGAATGCAGAAAAGGCAGAGGGCGTTCCGTCAAGACTTGCACGAACAACAATGATGGTGCTTGCAGTCACGCTGCATAATATCCCCGAGGGAATGGCAGTCGGTATCGTATATGCAGGCTTTTTATCGGGTTCAGCCAAAATGTCAGCAGGAGGCGCATTTGCGCTTGCACTTGGCATTGCGATACAGAATTTCCCCGAAGGTGCTATAATATCCATGCCGCTGCATGCAGAGGGCAAAAGCAAAGGAAAAGCATTTGCGGACGGCGTACTTTCGGGAGCAGTTGAGCCGATCGGTGCAGCACTGACAATACTGTTTGCAGGGCTGTTCCTGCCTGCAATGCCGTATTTACTGAGCTTTGCGGCAGGCGCTATGATCTATGTTGTAGTGGAGGAACTGATACCCGAAATGTCGGAGGGAGAGCACTCCAATATCGGCGTGATCATGCTTTCGGTAGGGTTTACTCTGATGATGATACTTGATGTTGCGCTTGGGTAG
- a CDS encoding alpha/beta hydrolase, giving the protein MRFDEHDKVVKAPNGLNNPLYKLTKAVVKAAKIKNSLIGAKEEVLEKAAKMNAKNRHFIMPTDNKAHYTDHLIQGQYNCVEINIEKTRRKNAILFVFGGGMILGSDKGDIGLSRKIAEKTGSDVWFPYYPLCHEHDMLENVQMIFECYEKMLTFYKPENIVFLGFSSGGALILDLITYINELNDSGRNIPMPGLLIPISPGSVPVTEAEKTAIKALDKRDIMIPAEYMYTAREIMCHGRDIPEIYLATAHGDFRNAPITHFYYGSAETLYAFAPSYAESFRNAGAKCVIHVGKGMHHCYALQYFIPGCKPAFDEIMGLIDHYFKHKKRSVINECKL; this is encoded by the coding sequence ATGAGATTTGATGAACATGATAAAGTAGTAAAAGCACCGAATGGACTGAACAATCCGCTTTACAAGCTGACAAAGGCTGTTGTAAAAGCAGCAAAAATAAAAAACAGTCTTATCGGTGCGAAAGAAGAAGTCCTTGAAAAAGCGGCTAAAATGAATGCCAAGAACCGCCATTTTATAATGCCGACCGATAACAAGGCACACTATACCGATCATCTGATACAGGGGCAGTATAACTGCGTTGAAATTAATATTGAGAAGACACGGCGCAAAAATGCGATACTCTTTGTGTTCGGTGGCGGAATGATACTCGGCTCTGATAAGGGCGATATCGGACTATCAAGAAAAATTGCAGAGAAAACAGGTTCAGATGTGTGGTTTCCCTATTATCCTCTTTGCCATGAGCATGATATGCTTGAAAATGTGCAGATGATATTTGAATGCTATGAGAAAATGCTTACATTCTACAAGCCCGAAAACATCGTATTTCTCGGCTTTTCATCGGGCGGTGCGCTGATACTCGACCTGATCACTTACATCAACGAGCTTAACGACAGCGGCAGAAATATTCCCATGCCCGGGTTATTGATACCCATATCGCCCGGAAGCGTTCCTGTTACCGAAGCGGAAAAAACAGCGATAAAGGCACTTGACAAAAGAGACATCATGATACCTGCGGAGTACATGTACACTGCCCGTGAGATCATGTGTCACGGCAGGGATATTCCCGAAATATACCTTGCGACCGCACACGGCGACTTCCGCAATGCTCCAATAACGCATTTTTATTACGGCAGTGCTGAAACGCTGTACGCCTTTGCGCCGAGTTATGCGGAGAGTTTCAGGAATGCAGGTGCAAAGTGCGTTATCCATGTGGGAAAAGGAATGCATCACTGTTATGCGCTTCAATACTTTATACCCGGCTGTAAGCCTGCATTTGACGAGATCATGGGACTGATAGATCATTATTTTAAGCATAAAAAAAGGAGTGTAATCAATGAGTGCAAATTATAA
- a CDS encoding ATP-binding cassette domain-containing protein, producing MTIRNHEIGFIFQNYHLIPTYNVMQNIIMPLLMRGQDRKSAERDCRDIIDMLGLSERIHHKPSELSGGQRQRVAIARALCSKPSLLLADEPTGALDQSSGTEVLRLFTKLHEMGNTIVMITHDLNVAKWAQRTVRIVDGKMFEDAAN from the coding sequence CTGACGATAAGAAATCACGAGATAGGCTTCATATTCCAGAACTATCACCTGATACCGACTTATAATGTAATGCAGAATATAATAATGCCGCTCCTTATGCGCGGACAGGACAGGAAGTCGGCTGAAAGGGACTGTCGTGATATCATAGATATGCTGGGACTTTCAGAGCGTATCCACCACAAGCCATCGGAGCTCTCGGGCGGTCAGCGTCAGAGAGTTGCCATAGCCCGTGCTCTGTGCAGCAAGCCGTCACTTCTCCTTGCAGATGAGCCAACAGGTGCTCTTGACCAGAGCAGCGGCACGGAGGTGCTGCGCTTGTTTACCAAGCTCCACGAAATGGGAAATACTATCGTTATGATAACTCATGACCTGAATGTAGCTAAATGGGCACAGAGAACTGTCCGTATCGTTGACGGAAAGATGTTTGAGGATGCGGCAAATTGA